A genomic stretch from Methanothrix sp. includes:
- a CDS encoding FmdE family protein translates to MMRFVLSSICITLVLISCAFADDAAIQEIGVRAAEKAMSELSFQKGDENILVLTNAGYAIVSGMTTQKALKGVSETAGCSHGDGNLFQVLRPHWKPLWFYFFDKNSKEALYLEVKAEALSMSLEGLKAASDDAVFSKISKANVDLDYLLNNTDEGNRTFNEKIFDGNEFSLVGISNVWARNASFDFIQAASFHDHLCPGVTSGYMIAKYVEKELPINSSAESYKVIAVPPWCKDDALQILWDATVGKSGIFVMALTDTEKNALRAKYNQSDVAGIFVRWNDTAKQGDALVLSFNWTRMYELTETKDWKGPSWAPKLVMDVRMMDYWDEPEIAVSVIKRFQVDQNMLAQLQNAGMHPLKVAGVM, encoded by the coding sequence ATGATGAGATTTGTTTTAAGTAGTATCTGCATCACCCTTGTCCTGATATCATGCGCGTTTGCAGACGATGCCGCGATACAGGAGATTGGTGTCAGAGCTGCAGAGAAGGCGATGAGCGAGTTATCCTTCCAGAAAGGCGATGAGAACATACTTGTTTTGACGAATGCTGGTTACGCGATCGTCTCAGGCATGACCACCCAGAAGGCGCTGAAGGGAGTCTCAGAGACCGCAGGCTGCTCTCATGGCGACGGAAACCTCTTTCAGGTTCTGAGGCCGCACTGGAAGCCGCTGTGGTTCTACTTCTTCGATAAGAACAGCAAAGAGGCGCTGTATCTGGAAGTGAAGGCGGAGGCGCTCTCGATGAGTCTAGAGGGGTTGAAAGCTGCGTCGGATGATGCAGTCTTCTCAAAGATCTCAAAGGCAAATGTGGATCTCGATTACCTATTGAACAACACCGATGAAGGTAACAGAACTTTTAACGAGAAGATCTTCGATGGGAACGAGTTCTCGCTTGTGGGAATATCAAATGTGTGGGCCAGGAACGCAAGCTTCGACTTCATTCAGGCAGCTTCATTCCACGACCATCTCTGCCCCGGAGTCACCAGCGGATACATGATCGCGAAATACGTGGAGAAGGAGCTGCCGATAAACAGCAGCGCTGAGAGCTACAAGGTGATAGCAGTGCCTCCATGGTGCAAGGATGACGCACTCCAGATTCTCTGGGATGCGACGGTCGGAAAGAGCGGCATCTTCGTCATGGCTCTGACGGATACAGAGAAGAACGCGCTCAGGGCGAAGTACAACCAGAGCGACGTCGCAGGGATATTCGTTAGATGGAACGATACCGCAAAGCAGGGGGATGCGCTGGTTCTGAGCTTCAACTGGACTAGGATGTACGAGCTCACGGAGACGAAGGACTGGAAGGGCCCATCCTGGGCACCGAAGCTCGTGATGGATGTTCGCATGATGGACTACTGGGATGAGCCAGAGATCGCGGTGAGCGTTATAAAGAGATTCCAGGTTGACCAGAATATGCTGGCCCAGCTCCAGAACGCTGGCATGCATCCCCTGAAGGTTGCGGGAGTGATGTGA
- a CDS encoding NAD(P)/FAD-dependent oxidoreductase has product MIRLEQMPWGRSMRRVKFDVAIVGASPAGLSAAACSARTGARTVLVDRDLASVPNANTVFDGMASVAYLNVDRFSIHQVSGMRLVSPSGHTLEIDARGHFLDRKRFYAHHLNSAADCGAEIIESEVRSVSRSSNGMELSLSSGDVIDARIVIDAAGVDSRIASSLGIKTMRHPEDVAWAVEVDVRHPGIGEEDRFEYWVGSIAPGWKATFSPAGDDMATLGVFVRRHGRDVQMFLDAFLKRFIRRRADSYHGLEQMRIMETRRGGDPIAALPGRIVDDSIMVTGGAAAQSGLAYSMHAGSICGDVAGRAALAGDASGKRLSEYSRRWWRELGLEYVLGRASLESLRSMSDDEIDRLFLSLSGRDLLASGGLWKKSANAFLNVARAMPGMLPRFILNLLRF; this is encoded by the coding sequence ATGATCCGGCTTGAACAGATGCCCTGGGGGAGATCCATGAGAAGGGTGAAGTTTGATGTTGCTATTGTCGGCGCATCGCCCGCCGGGCTCTCTGCTGCAGCATGCTCTGCCCGTACCGGCGCGAGGACCGTGCTCGTCGACAGGGATCTCGCATCGGTGCCGAATGCCAACACGGTATTCGATGGGATGGCATCTGTTGCATATCTCAATGTGGATCGGTTCTCCATTCATCAGGTCAGTGGCATGCGGCTCGTCTCCCCATCAGGCCATACCCTTGAGATCGATGCAAGAGGCCATTTCCTGGACAGGAAGAGGTTTTATGCTCATCACCTGAACTCAGCAGCCGACTGCGGTGCTGAGATCATCGAATCAGAGGTCAGGTCTGTATCGAGATCCTCGAATGGCATGGAGCTCTCGCTCTCCTCCGGCGATGTGATCGATGCCAGGATCGTCATAGATGCTGCCGGTGTGGATTCTCGGATTGCATCATCTCTGGGAATCAAAACCATGCGTCATCCAGAGGACGTGGCCTGGGCTGTCGAGGTCGATGTGCGCCATCCGGGCATCGGGGAGGAGGATCGGTTCGAGTACTGGGTGGGGAGCATAGCACCGGGATGGAAGGCCACGTTCTCACCCGCTGGCGATGACATGGCCACGCTGGGGGTCTTTGTGAGACGCCACGGGAGAGACGTTCAGATGTTTCTGGACGCGTTCCTGAAGAGGTTCATCAGAAGAAGAGCCGACTCATATCACGGCCTGGAGCAGATGAGGATCATGGAGACCAGGCGGGGCGGCGACCCGATCGCAGCACTTCCGGGGAGGATTGTTGATGATAGTATAATGGTCACAGGCGGGGCTGCAGCCCAGAGCGGGCTAGCCTACTCGATGCACGCCGGTTCGATATGCGGCGACGTTGCAGGCAGAGCTGCCCTGGCAGGAGATGCATCCGGGAAGCGCCTCTCAGAGTACAGCAGAAGGTGGTGGCGGGAGCTCGGCCTCGAATACGTTCTCGGAAGGGCATCGCTTGAGAGTCTCAGATCGATGAGCGATGATGAGATCGACCGGCTCTTTCTCTCCCTCTCCGGCCGTGATCTGCTGGCATCTGGAGGTCTGTGGAAAAAGAGCGCGAATGCTTTTTTGAACGTGGCAAGAGCCATGCCAGGCATGCTGCCGCGATTTATTCTCAATCTGCTCCGGTTTTGA
- a CDS encoding tetratricopeptide repeat protein — MHTKEKILIHKGIDMVKRGMHEKALEYYDRALEINPNSSDAWNNKGVALYNLDRIDEALQCYNRALEIDPDNLDAMRNIAFVHRARGDFEKAMELYETVMERGGDAYDLEAKATILVALGRFQEAIECIGRAYEMTPDPRFEVEMAAIIGKVQAMEDLARESSGSEQSGG; from the coding sequence ATGCATACCAAGGAGAAGATCCTCATACACAAAGGCATTGACATGGTGAAGCGAGGAATGCATGAAAAGGCCCTGGAGTACTATGACAGAGCGCTGGAGATCAACCCGAACAGCTCGGATGCCTGGAACAACAAAGGAGTTGCGCTGTACAACCTGGACAGGATCGATGAGGCGCTCCAGTGCTACAACAGAGCACTGGAGATCGATCCAGATAACCTGGATGCCATGAGGAACATCGCGTTTGTCCACCGCGCACGTGGTGATTTTGAGAAGGCAATGGAACTCTACGAGACCGTTATGGAGAGGGGCGGAGATGCCTACGACCTGGAGGCGAAGGCAACCATACTCGTGGCGCTGGGCAGGTTCCAGGAGGCGATCGAATGCATCGGCAGGGCTTACGAGATGACTCCTGACCCAAGGTTCGAGGTCGAGATGGCTGCCATAATCGGAAAGGTCCAGGCGATGGAGGATCTCGCCCGGGAGAGCAGCGGCTCCGAGCAGAGCGGAGGGTGA
- the mmp10 gene encoding methyl coenzyme M reductase-arginine methyltransferase Mmp10 (Mmp10 (methanogenesis marker protein 10) is a cobalamin-requiring radical SAM methyltransferase that creates the methylarginine modification to methyl coenzyme M reductase.) yields MEILADVGGRPGIDCGGFCTYCYFRGVKPVPPFGCKHCLPFRKGCDYCTRAIIEGYPGFKPIDAVVFDVAQASYGATPDKVTISGGGDLSCYPDLLKLVRILGQKSVPIHLGYTSGKGFKRGDEADELVDAGVREVSFTVFSTDPELRRKYMHDKHPEAALSNLRIFCERCDVYAAAVLLKGVNDREVLERTCQDLEDMGAKGLILMRFANHPEQGLILGNAPIIPGQDVHTVEEFRDTVTEMNQRYRIRITGTPLWDPETKAPFALSHNTERLRSLPELRRSATIITGSIAAPLLERIFSALGGDVNVIATKKDVACLMTIDDLRDVDLSRVRRTVVIPGRMLAHEREVKKELSRDGIDRLIVRGPDRLTVDGEMSISMTEEEVIELELEAFAELIDEINALGV; encoded by the coding sequence ATGGAGATACTCGCAGATGTTGGCGGCAGGCCCGGCATTGATTGCGGTGGCTTCTGCACCTACTGCTACTTCAGGGGCGTGAAGCCGGTTCCGCCCTTCGGCTGCAAGCACTGTCTTCCGTTCAGGAAGGGCTGCGATTACTGCACCAGGGCCATAATCGAGGGCTACCCCGGATTCAAGCCGATCGATGCGGTGGTGTTCGATGTCGCCCAGGCCTCTTATGGAGCCACGCCGGACAAGGTGACCATAAGCGGTGGTGGAGACCTGAGCTGCTATCCGGATCTTCTGAAGCTTGTGAGGATTCTCGGTCAGAAGAGCGTCCCGATACATCTGGGGTACACCAGCGGCAAGGGCTTCAAGCGGGGCGATGAGGCGGATGAGCTTGTGGACGCGGGCGTCAGAGAGGTCTCATTCACAGTCTTCTCCACAGATCCTGAGCTGAGACGGAAATACATGCATGATAAGCATCCAGAGGCGGCTCTATCAAACCTGAGGATATTCTGCGAGAGGTGTGATGTCTATGCTGCAGCGGTCCTGCTGAAGGGCGTGAACGACAGGGAGGTCCTTGAGAGGACATGCCAGGATCTCGAGGACATGGGAGCAAAGGGCCTGATCCTGATGAGGTTCGCAAACCATCCTGAGCAGGGATTGATACTGGGAAATGCGCCTATCATCCCAGGGCAGGATGTTCACACCGTCGAGGAGTTCAGGGACACTGTTACTGAGATGAATCAGAGATACAGAATCAGGATAACCGGAACTCCACTCTGGGACCCGGAGACGAAGGCGCCTTTTGCTCTGTCCCACAATACCGAGAGGCTCAGATCCCTCCCGGAGCTGAGGAGATCTGCGACGATCATCACGGGATCGATAGCCGCTCCGCTGCTGGAGAGGATATTCTCCGCGCTGGGTGGAGATGTGAATGTTATCGCCACGAAGAAGGACGTAGCATGCCTCATGACGATCGACGATCTCAGGGATGTGGACCTCTCCAGGGTCAGAAGGACCGTCGTCATTCCGGGGAGAATGCTTGCGCATGAGAGGGAGGTGAAAAAGGAGCTCTCAAGGGATGGTATCGACAGGCTGATAGTGAGAGGTCCGGACAGGCTCACAGTCGATGGCGAGATGAGCATCTCGATGACAGAGGAGGAGGTCATAGAGCTAGAGCTTGAGGCCTTCGCCGAGCTGATCGATGAGATCAACGCGCTCGGCGTGTAA
- the tsaA gene encoding tRNA (N6-threonylcarbamoyladenosine(37)-N6)-methyltransferase TrmO, with protein sequence MVLRPIGVIHTPFTSRAEAPHQGRVSREICEIEIFPEFEDGLMDIEKCTHLIVLYWLDRADRTKLRAVPPHDGRVHGVFATRSPDRPNPVAFSVAELLSVDGRRLQVRGLDALDGTPLIDIKPYSPGIDCVPDAKIGWWDEKQSGK encoded by the coding sequence ATGGTACTAAGACCCATTGGGGTGATCCACACCCCCTTCACCAGCAGGGCCGAGGCGCCGCACCAGGGCAGGGTCTCCAGAGAGATCTGCGAGATCGAGATCTTTCCCGAGTTTGAGGATGGGCTGATGGATATTGAGAAATGCACGCATCTCATAGTGCTTTACTGGCTGGACAGAGCAGACAGAACGAAGCTCAGAGCTGTACCGCCTCATGACGGCCGTGTCCATGGGGTCTTTGCGACACGATCCCCGGATCGGCCGAATCCGGTGGCATTCAGTGTCGCAGAGCTGCTGTCTGTGGATGGGAGAAGGCTGCAGGTCAGGGGCCTGGACGCACTCGACGGCACACCGCTGATCGATATAAAGCCGTACTCTCCGGGAATAGATTGCGTTCCGGATGCTAAGATCGGCTGGTGGGATGAGAAGCAGAGCGGGAAGTGA
- a CDS encoding MFS transporter — protein MTDLPKSIFPLYLSVFVSVLGFSVVAPVFPLYVLDLGATHLMLGIIISVYGAVQLLTQMPAGRLSDLRGRKPVLLVGLLTFAMMPLLYIYASNVYQLVLIRIFGGIGASMVWPVAMALIVDCVDQSHRGLAMGWYNASFYSAVAVGPVIGSILYGVFGIKAPFVFWSMFATAALVIVIFVVREPPIRSGVLSSNTHRSRLIIDGSMITFIICCSVVMLPGLIGGFNMTLLPELALSVGVGVSQLGILYLAYAGTNALSNIYFGRIADLGHRRLLISGGSLGCALGFAALGHGPGLLPQLLALSLLGLSSGMCTPAAAVVVSDVTSPERRGEIFGIFNTSRMLGVVIGPIIAGLTADLSGLAGALTAFLAVTLMISAMTLSLRET, from the coding sequence ATGACAGATCTTCCGAAGAGCATATTCCCCCTGTACCTGTCGGTCTTCGTCTCCGTTCTGGGTTTCTCAGTGGTGGCGCCGGTATTTCCCCTTTATGTCCTCGATCTCGGGGCCACGCACCTCATGCTGGGGATAATAATCTCTGTTTACGGCGCGGTTCAGCTGCTGACGCAGATGCCCGCCGGGAGGCTCTCAGATCTCAGGGGGAGAAAGCCGGTTCTTCTCGTCGGTCTTCTGACATTTGCGATGATGCCGCTGCTCTACATTTATGCCTCGAACGTGTATCAGCTTGTACTGATAAGAATCTTCGGCGGCATAGGAGCTTCGATGGTCTGGCCGGTCGCCATGGCCCTGATAGTGGACTGCGTGGATCAATCTCACAGAGGCCTTGCCATGGGCTGGTACAACGCATCATTCTACTCCGCCGTGGCTGTGGGGCCGGTCATCGGAAGCATCCTCTACGGAGTCTTTGGAATAAAAGCGCCGTTCGTCTTCTGGAGCATGTTTGCCACTGCAGCTCTTGTCATAGTGATCTTCGTCGTCAGAGAGCCACCGATCAGGAGCGGGGTGCTGTCCTCAAACACACACAGATCCAGGCTGATCATAGATGGATCCATGATAACGTTCATCATATGCTGCAGCGTGGTGATGCTACCCGGCCTGATCGGGGGGTTCAACATGACGCTGCTGCCGGAGCTGGCGCTGAGCGTCGGTGTGGGCGTGTCTCAGCTGGGCATTCTGTACCTCGCGTACGCAGGCACCAATGCTCTTTCCAATATATATTTCGGAAGAATAGCGGATCTCGGCCACCGCAGGCTTCTCATAAGCGGAGGAAGCCTCGGCTGCGCTCTTGGATTCGCGGCGCTCGGCCACGGTCCGGGGCTTCTCCCGCAGCTTCTGGCCCTCTCACTTCTCGGCCTGAGCTCCGGAATGTGCACACCCGCAGCTGCTGTGGTGGTCTCGGATGTCACAAGCCCTGAGAGGAGGGGGGAGATCTTCGGGATCTTCAACACCTCCAGAATGCTCGGGGTCGTCATAGGCCCTATAATAGCTGGCCTCACAGCGGATCTCAGCGGTTTGGCAGGAGCGCTCACAGCATTCCTGGCCGTTACCCTGATGATCT
- a CDS encoding AAA family ATPase yields the protein MKILICGKGGSGKSTVSALLAREIAGRGTRVLVVDADESNFGIYRMLGFDQPKDFMESLGGKRALSERLMRFIRSERREALSIIPEEFQIKDIPPEVVVGDEMVKLVAIGKIHNFGEGCACPMGALAREFLEKLRTNGEYVIVDTDAGIEHFGRGVETGCDKIVAVIDPCYESVQLSEKIAEMGEKIGKDVFFIVNRIDEDSEDILDMIDRDRVIGVIPKRKDLFRASLTGGALPEIAIMGEIADRLIR from the coding sequence ATGAAGATACTGATATGCGGCAAGGGCGGTAGCGGTAAGAGCACAGTTTCAGCTCTTCTCGCCAGGGAGATTGCTGGAAGGGGCACGAGGGTTCTTGTGGTCGATGCTGACGAGTCCAACTTCGGAATTTACAGGATGCTCGGCTTTGATCAGCCGAAAGACTTCATGGAATCCTTAGGAGGAAAGAGGGCGCTCAGTGAGAGACTGATGCGTTTCATCAGATCCGAACGGAGAGAGGCGCTGAGCATAATTCCAGAGGAGTTCCAGATAAAGGATATACCTCCGGAGGTCGTGGTTGGTGATGAGATGGTAAAGCTCGTCGCCATAGGCAAGATCCACAACTTCGGCGAAGGGTGCGCGTGCCCCATGGGCGCTCTCGCCCGGGAGTTTCTGGAGAAGCTCAGGACCAATGGAGAATATGTGATCGTCGATACAGACGCTGGAATAGAGCACTTTGGGAGGGGTGTGGAGACAGGCTGCGATAAGATCGTGGCTGTCATAGATCCATGCTACGAGTCTGTACAGCTATCTGAGAAGATAGCTGAGATGGGCGAAAAGATTGGAAAAGATGTGTTTTTCATCGTGAACAGAATCGATGAGGACTCTGAGGACATCCTGGATATGATCGACAGGGACAGGGTCATCGGCGTGATACCGAAACGTAAGGATCTATTCAGGGCAAGCCTGACCGGCGGAGCACTCCCAGAGATCGCGATAATGGGAGAGATCGCCGACAGGCTGATCAGATAG
- a CDS encoding GIY-YIG nuclease family protein — translation MRSTRSACKNANAEIRMRGIYTLILDLEHGIRIRVGSLGEILFPEGYYAYTGSARGPGGFRRINRHIAVMNGENATRRWHIDYLLPHVILRDVITTATDRDLECEAARRIGVNCIPVARFGCTDCRCTSHLHYSPSYREMLFACRKAHRDLLNL, via the coding sequence ATGAGATCAACGCGCTCGGCGTGTAAGAACGCGAACGCGGAGATCAGGATGCGAGGCATCTACACCCTGATACTGGACCTGGAGCATGGGATCCGGATAAGAGTTGGCTCTCTCGGCGAGATTCTGTTTCCAGAAGGATACTACGCGTACACCGGCTCTGCCCGCGGCCCGGGCGGCTTCAGGCGGATAAATCGCCATATTGCGGTGATGAATGGTGAGAACGCCACGCGCCGCTGGCATATCGATTATCTCCTTCCACATGTCATTTTGAGGGATGTCATCACCACAGCAACCGATAGGGATCTAGAATGTGAGGCAGCCAGGAGGATCGGCGTGAATTGCATCCCTGTAGCGCGTTTCGGATGCACCGATTGCAGATGCACGAGCCATCTGCATTACAGCCCGAGTTACAGAGAGATGCTGTTTGCTTGCAGGAAAGCACACAGAGATCTGCTGAATCTCTGA
- a CDS encoding DUF3467 domain-containing protein, with protein MEVSIEVTRSPAFRQVYAIGAIGGHSPYDFRISFYNDSPRAFIEGGKQLSAVERSMEVEVILSPLAAKELAEWLMNHIKEYEKLFGEIKRPGKPKEPERSSQLQGYM; from the coding sequence ATGGAAGTCTCTATAGAGGTAACAAGGAGCCCTGCATTCCGGCAGGTCTACGCGATAGGAGCCATTGGCGGTCACAGCCCGTACGATTTCAGGATATCATTCTACAATGATTCACCGAGAGCTTTCATAGAGGGCGGAAAGCAGCTGAGCGCGGTCGAAAGGAGCATGGAGGTTGAGGTCATACTCTCTCCGCTGGCGGCAAAGGAGCTTGCTGAGTGGCTGATGAACCACATAAAGGAGTACGAGAAGCTCTTCGGGGAGATCAAGCGCCCTGGGAAGCCGAAGGAGCCTGAGAGATCATCCCAGCTCCAGGGTTACATGTAG
- a CDS encoding ABC transporter substrate-binding protein, translated as MSRLVKILCTAMLISLLLPAVAEEIPVYTIADTTGDWGYPSPYLHYSRGPGYVRMSFIFDTLVWKDQNGFVPALAESWEYLKDENAYIFNLNPNAKWHDGEPFTADDVVFTINYIKEHPYQWVDSSTVDRAEKIDDHTVKIYLAKPYAPFLDQVAGTLPILPEHIYIDVTKPEDFQDAKALTGTGPFKLVDYNKAQGTYLYEANEDYYQGAPKVKQLKFVKLSEEMAGPALKRGEVDAAAVPPEVAEGLRGSFVVLEGAHDWLAKLMINHKKEPFSDVRFRQALAYSIDREKLVEIAQRGYGVPASPGLFAPDSEWYNPDVEQYAHDPEKAGELLKELGYEKKGVFFEKDGKTLEVELLVTSSNERAGELIKRDLEEAGIKVNMRSVDSKTLDNAVNEWNFDLALSGHGGMGGDPAILNKVITGSGFNSARYDNQELSDLLKREISEMDPEKRRELVNEIQEVYARELPALPLYYPTNYWAHDGKVDLFYTKNGVGSGVPIPLNKMAFLA; from the coding sequence ATGAGCAGGTTGGTAAAGATCCTCTGCACTGCCATGCTGATATCGCTTCTTCTGCCGGCAGTTGCAGAGGAGATACCGGTATACACGATAGCGGACACGACCGGGGACTGGGGGTACCCATCGCCGTACCTCCACTACTCCAGGGGTCCCGGATATGTGCGGATGAGCTTCATCTTCGATACCTTGGTCTGGAAGGACCAGAACGGCTTCGTGCCTGCGCTCGCAGAGAGCTGGGAGTATCTGAAGGACGAGAACGCGTACATCTTCAATCTGAATCCGAACGCGAAATGGCATGACGGCGAGCCATTCACAGCGGACGATGTGGTCTTCACGATCAACTACATAAAAGAGCATCCGTACCAGTGGGTCGACAGCAGCACTGTGGATAGGGCTGAGAAGATCGATGATCACACGGTTAAGATCTACCTGGCGAAGCCCTACGCCCCGTTCCTGGACCAGGTCGCAGGTACACTGCCGATCCTCCCGGAGCACATCTACATCGATGTGACGAAGCCGGAGGATTTCCAGGATGCGAAGGCGCTTACAGGCACAGGACCGTTCAAGCTTGTCGATTACAACAAGGCCCAGGGCACCTATCTGTACGAGGCTAATGAGGATTACTACCAGGGCGCTCCGAAGGTGAAGCAGCTCAAGTTCGTCAAGCTGAGCGAGGAGATGGCAGGGCCGGCGCTGAAGCGAGGCGAGGTCGATGCTGCGGCTGTGCCTCCAGAGGTCGCTGAGGGGCTCAGGGGCAGCTTCGTGGTTCTCGAGGGCGCGCACGACTGGCTCGCGAAGCTCATGATAAACCACAAGAAGGAGCCGTTCTCCGATGTCAGGTTCAGACAGGCTCTTGCGTATTCCATAGACAGGGAGAAGCTCGTTGAGATAGCCCAGCGCGGGTATGGTGTTCCTGCGAGCCCCGGCCTCTTCGCGCCTGACAGCGAGTGGTACAATCCGGATGTTGAGCAGTATGCCCATGATCCGGAGAAGGCGGGCGAGCTCCTGAAGGAGCTGGGGTATGAGAAGAAGGGGGTCTTCTTCGAGAAGGACGGAAAGACGCTGGAGGTTGAGCTTCTCGTCACATCGAGCAATGAGCGCGCTGGCGAGCTCATAAAAAGAGATCTGGAGGAGGCGGGCATAAAGGTCAACATGCGCAGCGTCGACTCGAAGACTCTTGATAACGCGGTCAACGAGTGGAACTTCGATCTCGCGCTCAGCGGGCACGGCGGAATGGGCGGAGATCCGGCGATACTGAACAAGGTGATCACAGGGTCTGGCTTCAACAGCGCCAGATACGATAACCAGGAGCTGAGTGATCTTCTCAAGAGGGAGATCTCGGAGATGGATCCGGAGAAGAGAAGAGAGCTGGTGAACGAGATACAGGAGGTCTACGCGAGAGAACTTCCAGCGCTCCCGCTCTACTACCCGACCAACTACTGGGCACACGACGGGAAGGTCGATCTCTTCTACACAAAGAACGGCGTTGGGAGCGGCGTGCCAATTCCGCTGAACAAGATGGCCTTCCTGGCCTGA
- a CDS encoding Lrp/AsnC ligand binding domain-containing protein: MKGFIMINVEPGSEKQVFDSLQRIRDIKEVVPVYGEYDFIAIADVEAISDLNRIVLSVREIPSVTNTRTILGMELKF, from the coding sequence ATGAAAGGATTTATAATGATAAATGTCGAGCCGGGCTCCGAGAAGCAGGTCTTTGACTCCCTTCAGAGAATCAGAGATATAAAGGAGGTCGTGCCGGTTTACGGTGAGTACGACTTCATAGCGATAGCAGATGTCGAGGCGATATCTGATCTTAACAGGATAGTTCTCTCGGTTCGCGAGATACCCAGCGTGACAAACACAAGAACAATACTCGGCATGGAGCTAAAGTTCTAG